DNA from Amycolatopsis sp. DSM 110486:
ATCATCGCCGCCCTGGCCCTGCTGGCCGCTCCGGGCAACGCCATGTGGAGCGTCGACCGCGTACTCCGGCCACGACTCGGCAAATACGGCTGGATGTGCGGCGATTGAGTCCCACCAGGCTTCGCGAATACCAGTGAGTGCACCGCCCGTCGCGCTGGGTGACTTCTTCGTGGGACGCGGGAGAAACCGACCGCCGAATGCTCCGGCAGGCACGCAGTGACGTTCGGACGATCGCCGTACACGGCCAAACCGACGCCGCTCAACCTGGGCAACTCCGGCGGCGCACTGGCCGACAGCCATGGCCGGATCAGCGGCATCAGCACCGCCGACGCCCGCTTCGGCCTCGGACTGACCGCCGAAAGCATCGGGAGCCAGTGACGACCACTCACGCCGCAGAGAGAGCAGCGCTGAACTCGCCGCACAGGAGAGTCAAATCGCTCAATTCGCCCAGCGGTCTCACCAACCCGGATCTTCGGCAAGCTCGGCATCACCTCTCGCCACGAATACCGCGCCGCCGCGGACGAACGCCCGCCCGGTGGAGCCCTGACGACACGGTTCGCTTGATCGATGACTCCGGTAACGAGCGGACCGGTCCCTCGCCAGCGGTGGAACTCCAGCCGCGAGCGGGTGAGGCTCCGGATGTCGCAACGCCGACATCGTGCACGCTGATCAACTGAAGCCCTTGATGTGGTCGTCTTTCTGTCGCAGGAAGCATGATCAACCAGGGCTTCATCCGTGATCATCAAGTTCCTGATCACCCAGTTCAGACGTCAAAACTCAAGCCAGACAGCGATTCGAGCAACGTTGGTTACTGCGCCACCTATTTCCCATGTGTCCGGGATGCGCGAGCCAAGCCGGCCCATGAAGATGTCAAGCTCGGCGGCAGTTTGGCTCCAATCCGACGTGGGCGCAGGAGTTGATCTATGGGTCGCGCAGTGTGTGGCTTTCATCGGTTGGCGTCACGTTTGCGCACTCTGCGCAGATATGGTCCATGGCAGGAAACCGCCTTTCCTTACGCAGTTCTCACGGCCTATGCGACGTGTTCGACGACACTTCTCTCGCCAAGTCTGCAAGTCGATTTCCGGGGTACCGTCGTTGATGTCGGGGCGCGCCGACGGAACAGATTCAAACTGTATTGAGGAGGAGATCACGATGGGTTCTTTCAAGCCGGTTCACCGCGACCGTTACGACTCGCGACGCAACGACCACGACCACTCCCGACGGTACAACCGCAACCGTCGCTACGGTCGCTGATCCTGTTCTGATGGTCAGGACAAGCAAGTCCTGATCCCGAAAGAGGGGGAGGGGCCGGCGCATCGAAAGCGCCGGCCCTCACTCTTTCCCCGACCCGGCCGGCCAACCCGCAGTCCATGGAACGACTCGAAACGAGGTGCGCGTGACCGCCATTATTCCCGCGGCGAGCGACGGCGGCACCTACACGAGCGACGCGGACAGCCCCGCGAAGCCGGCGTCGGTACGTCAGGCATTCCGGAGGTTCTGGCCCTATGTCCGCGCCGAACGCCGTCTGCTGCTGCTGGCCATTCTATTGCTGGTGATCAGTGCCGCCGCGGAGACCGTGTCGATCTGGACCTTCGGTGTGATCATCGACGATGCCTTGACCACGGGCGACCTCCGCGGGTTCTGGCGGCCCGCCGCGATCTGGGTCGGCATGGCCGCAGTCGGGGGCTTCGCCTCGTTCGGAGGCGGCCTTCTGACCTCCTGGGTGTCAGAGCGGTTCCTGCTTCGCCTGCGCGACGCCGTATACGCACACCTGCAACAGCTTTCCGCCGACTTCTTCGCCCGGCATGACACCGGTGACCTGGTAGCACGGGTGACCAGTGACATCGAGATGGTCGAACAGTTGACCGCGTCCGGGACGGTCGAAACCGTCAGTGCGATCGTGACCGCGATTTTCTACGCCGGCGCGGCACTGATCGTATCCTGGCACCTGGCACTCGCATCATTTATTCTCGCCCCGCTATTCGGACTGGCGGCACGGTCGTTTTCGAAGAGAATCAAGACAGTCTCCCGCGACGAGCGCGACTACAACGGCATGATCACCACTGCGGTCCAGGAAAGCCTGACGAACCTGCCCCTGGTGCAGGCCTACAACCAACAGCAGACCGAACAACAGCGGCTGCACGCACACGGCGCGTCCTGGATGCGAACCAAGGTGCGCGAAGCACGGGTGTCCGGAGCGTACGCACCGTTGGTGGACATCACGGAGGTCACGGCGTTGCTGCTGGTGGTCGGCGCAGGGATCTGGGAGATCAGCCAGCATCACCTGACCCCGGGGGGCGTGCTGGCGTTCACCGCATACGTCGGCTATCTCTATCCTCCCCTGCGCCAGCTCGGCTCTCTGACGATCATGGTGAACGCGGCCACGGCGAGCTCCGACCGCATCTCGGAATTGCTGAACACAAGACCGACGGTCGTCGACCACGCAGGTGCCCACGTGCTGGCCCACTCCCATGGCGAGATCAACGTGGACCGGGTCAGCTACCGCTATCCTGAGGCCGACCGGCCCGCGCTGACTGAGCTGTCGTTCACGGTCCGCCGTGGCCAGTTGGTGGTGATCACCGGGGCCAGCGGCGCCGGCAAGTCGACCATCACAAAATTGCTGCTGCGCTTCGCCGACCCGTCTTCAGGCAGTATTCGGCTCGACGGCTTCGACCTGCGTGGTATCACCACCGAATCGCTGCGCGAACAGGTGACCCTCGTGCTGCAGCAGACCCAGGTCTTCCATGGCACCGTGCGTGACAACATCGCCTACGGACGGCCCTCGGCCACGGATTCCCAGATCGTGGCCGCGGCGGTCGCGGCGGACGCCCACGAGTTCATCTCCGCCCTGCCGGAGGGATATCAGACCGTGCTGGACGGCGCCGGCCAGCGGCTCTCCGGTGGGCAGCGGCAACGGCTGGCGATCGCCAGGGCCATCGTCCGCGACACCCCGATCCTGGTCCTGGACGAGCCCACCGCCGGGCTCGACGCGCGTGCCGTCCAGCGCGTGATCGAACCACTGCGCCGGCTCGCCAGTGGCAAGACGACGATCCTGATCAGCCACGATCTGTCCCTGGCTCCGGCTTCAGATCACATCCTGATGTTGGACCACGGCCGGCTGATCGAATCCGGTCGGCACCAAGACCTGCTGGACCTTGGCGGACCGTACGCCAAGCTGTACGCGCAGCACCGGGCTGAAGCGAACACCCCACCCACGTCGCCATGGGCGCTGGTGGGCTCGCAGGCAAAGCCGGAGGCTGGCGAAGGCGAGCGGCGTCCAGGGATGGAACCCGTCCGCTGGCGGGTACAGGGCCAGCTTTTCGACCCAGAGGACGGCCACCGTTCCGCCATTTCGCAGTGACTGGGAAAGAATGCACCGATCTCCAGGCACGGGTTGCTTCCGCGCCGGCGGTGAGTACCAGTGCTCACCGAAACCGGTGCCCCGCTGACGGCCGGGTTGCGCAGCGTCCAGGCCGCAATCGCGCCGGGTGTCGCGCTGGCCGCTCGGCGACAGCCCGCAGTCGAGCGGCCAGCGCCAGGTGCCAGGAAAGCCGGTGTTCCGGTCCCGGTCGCGGATGAGGCCCGCGAGCTGGCGCGCTCGGCCGGCGCGGATTCGCTGCTGAGCGTCGGCAGCTGCTCGACGACCGCCACGGCGAAGGCCGTCGCGCTGAGCACCGGCCCGCCGATCATCGCGATCCCGACGAAGTACGTGGGCTCGGAAGTCACTCCGGTGTGGGGGCTCACCGACGCGGCCCGCAAAACGACGGGGACCGATCCGCGGATGCTGCCGCGGACGGTCATCTACGACCCGGAGCTCACTTGCACGCTGCCCGTGGACCTGTCCGCCGCGAGCGGGCTCAACGTGATGGCGCACTGCGTCGAGGCCTTCGCCGCGCCACGGCGCAACCCGATCTCGTCGCCGGCCGCCGAAGAAGGGATCCGGGCGCTGGCCGCGGTCCTCGCCGATCCCGATGACCTCGAAGCCCGCGGGAACCTGCTCCACGGCGCCCGCACAGCGGGAGCGCGGGTTTCCCAGCGGGGACATCAGGAAGGCAGAGCGGTGACTGCCTCGGAACTCTTGGAAATTTGGGTCTCGCCCATCTCCGCGATAACCGAACCCGGTCTCCCCCATCCAGGTAGCGGGCGTGACGAGCACCGCAGAGGACGGCCAGTGAACGAGCTCCTCAATCCGGAGCAACTGCGGGCCGCCTTCGATCAGCCCCAAGCGACCCGCGGCAGCCCGAGAGTTCCCCGCGCAACCGACGCCAGTGACGCCGGCGCCTACCGGGATCCTCGGACGGATTGCGGTCCGGCAAAGCGACTCCGCGGATTGGCCATCACAACTCGGCTGGTACCGGCAGACCCAGATGCTCGAGCAGTTCCGCGAGTTTGCGCGAACGTGGGCAGGTCCAACGCCGGCACAGCGGCTTCGTAGCGCTGGACGAACTCCGCGAACGCCGCGTTGACGGGCACAGCGAACCGTTGCACCGCGTGCACAGATGACTCAACGGAACGAGAATCGTTGAAAGACATGCCGTTCTCCTTGGTGCGGGACACCGCAAGACGGGGACGGGTCTGTTGCGGATCCCGGGACTACGAGCAGACGAGTTCGAGGGACCTCGCCCGCAATACCGGGTCGTAGATCGGTGTGGACAACATCAGTTCGTCCGCGCCGGTCAGTTCCGCGACCGCTCGCAGCCGGCGGCGCACGGTCTCCGGCGATCCGTGAGCCTGCGCGGCGCGCATCCGGTCAAGCCGTTCACCGAGAGCGGCCGGCAAAACCTCTTCGGACGCCTGGGCCGGACTCAGCAATCTCGCATCAGGCCCTTGGCCTTGCAGTGCCAACGCCATCGTGTGCCGGGCCGGAAGCCCGAGCTCTGCGGCTTCGGCATCGCTGGGTGCACAGCACGTCTCGACACTCGCCAGGACGTACGGGTCGGCGCACCACTGCGACGGCCGGAAGGCCTCCCGATAGCGGGTGACCGCCTCGATCGCGTTGTCCGGGCGAATGTGATAGGCGAAAGCGAGTGGCAAGCCCAGCTCCCCGGCCAGCGCCGCGCTCTCCGCGCTCGATGCCAGCAACCACGGCGCCGGGACGGCGGTCAGGCCGGGTACCACGCGGAGGGCGCTCGTGCCGGCCAGGTACGACAGCAGTTCGGTCAACTGGTCGCGGTAGGACTCGCCGGATCGCCGCAGCGCGCCAACCACCCGGGGATCGGTCGTGCCGGGTCCCCGGCCGATGCCGAGATCGATACGGTCCTGATACAGCGCGGCCAGGGTGGTGAACTGCTCGGCCACCGCAAGTGCGGAGTGATTCGTCAGCAGTACTCCACCGGAGCCGACCCGGACTCGCATCGTCTCGGCCGCCAGTCGAGCTGTCAGTACGGCTGGTGCGACGCTTCCCACCGAACGGTAACCGTGGTGCTCTGCGACCCACACCCGTCGGAAACCAAGCTCCTCCGCGCGCCGTGCGGACGCGACGGTAGCCGCCAGTGCCTCGGCGGTCGTGGCGCCCTCTTCGACGAGCGCCAGTTCGAGCAGTGACAGCGGAGGCAGGGAAGTCCGCTCGTCCATCGGTGTCGTCCGTTCGAGTGCATCAACGCGTTCGCTCATACTGACCTTTCAGCTCGACGCAGTTACTCCACAGCGTGATCTTGTCAGGAGCGATTCTCCCGCAGCAGATCCGCCGCGCGTTCCGCGATGGCATAGACCGTGGCGTTGGTGTTGGCCGAAGGAACCGAGGGCATGACCGACGCATCGGCCACGCGAAGACCTTCGATCCGGTGAACGCGCAGTTGCGTGTCCACGACCGCGGTGTCGTCGTCTCCGATGCGGCAGGTACCGACCGGGTGGAAGTAGGTCAGCAAGCTGAGCCGGATGTAGTTGCGGATTTCCTCGTCGCTGTTCACGTCCGGGCCCAGGGAACACTTCTTCGCCGCGCCAGTCCTTGAAAGCGTTCGCGCGTCCCATTTCCCGCGCCAGACGCAATCCGGCGACCATGACGTCGACGTCGTGGTCGTCCGTGTAGTACCGCGGATCGATCCGGGGCCGGTCCGCCGGGTCGCCGGACCGCAGTCGCAGCGTTCCACGGCTGCGCGGGAGCATCGCCGAGAACACGACCGAGTACAGCCCGTCCGGGCCGGGCAAGGCAGGCCCGTAGAGGGGAATGTCGGAGAACAGGAACTGCAGGTCGGGCCCCTCGAGCCCGGACCTGCTGCGCAGCAGACCGATCACCCCGCTGTGGTTGTGTTCCATCGGGGGCAACGGCTGCGTCGGCCGGTAGGTGACCTGCGACAGAGAATGGTCGTGCAGGTTCAGCCCGACACCCGGAAGCTCGCGCACCGGTTCGATGCCCATCTCGGTCAGGTGGGACTTGGGTCCGATCCCCGAGAGCAGCAGGAGCTGTGCGGACCCGATCGTGCCGGAACTCAGGACGACCTCCCCCGCACTCGACGCGATGACCACGTCGTTCCCGGCGCGGTACTCGACGCCCATCGCGCGGCCATTTCGGACGATCACCCGGTGCACAAGGGTGTCGGTGAGGATGGTCAGGTTCGGCCGGTCCAGTGCGGGCAGCAGGTAGGCGTCCGCGGCGCTCTGCCGCCTCCCGTTGACGATGTTGAGGTCGGCGCGGCCAAACCCTTCTTCCGCGCCACCGCTGACGTCGGTGGCCAGTGGGTGTCCCACTTCGGCCGCGGCTGCCAGGCCGGCCTCCATGATCGGGTGGAGGGGTTCGGCCGGCCCCGGAGTCAGAGGACCGTCGGTTCCGCGCAGAGAGGGGTCCCGGCCCGGCACGTTTTCGCTGCGCCGGAAGTACGGGAGGAGATCCTGGAAACCCCAGCCGCGCGCGCCGGTTCGCGCCCAGTCGTCGTAGCTCGTGTGGTGGCCACGCACGAAGAACATCGCGTTGATCGACGAGGAACCGCCCAGCACCCGTCCGTGCGGAAACGGCAGCGAAATCCCGTTCGCGCCCTGCGGTTCGGTCGTGTCCGCCCAGTCCGCGTCAGTGCCGAAAAGCATGGGCCACGCGGGAGGGACGGCCGAGAGGTCGGGCGCGTGCCGGGAACCTGCTTCCACCAGGAGCACGCGCACGTTCGGTCCTCCGACAGGCGCGCGGCCAGCACGGAGCCGGCCGTTCCCGCACCCACAACGATGTAGTCGTAATCCGTCACGATGATGGTTCCCTTTTCCGGCTTGGTCGGAGCAGGAAAAATGCAAGCCTGCTGCGGACATGGGGAGCACCGGGCCGCGGTCACGCGACCCGGTGCTCGGATCTCGTCGCCGCGGCGGTCAGTCGCGGAGAAAGTCCAGGACCTGCTGGACGAACAGCTGGGGGTACTGGAAGAGCGCGCCGTGACCGGCGTCCGGGTAGATGCCCAGCTGGGCATGGGGCAGCACGTGCGCGAGGTTGACCGAGCTGATGGTCGGAATCATGATGTCGTCGTCACCGTTGATCACCAGAGCGGGCTGCGAGACGTTCGCGAGGCCGGTCGGCGAACTGCTCTGCTCCCATTTGGCCAGTGCGGTGGCCTGGGCCCCGATGGTCTCGTTGGTGACCGCGGCGTCCCGGTCGGTGGTGCGCTCGTCGAGCCGAGCGAGGAACGCGTCGGCCGCGGCCTGGCTGGCGTCGGTCTGCGAGAAGAACAGGACGTGCTTCGGGTGCCTGCCCGTGGCGGTGGCCTTTTCGACCGAAGTCTGCAGCACGCCGAACGCGTTGGCCGGTCCCGCATCGCCCGCCGGCGACGTGCCGGCCAGGATCAGGCGGCGGACCAGAGCCGGCTCCTGCTGAACGAAGGCCTGCGCGACCATGCCACCCAGAGAGAAGCCCAGCAGGTCAACGCTGGTCAGGCCAAGCGCCTGCACGAAGGCAACGGCGTCAGCGGCCATGGCCTCGACGCTGTCGGGCGTGGTGCCGCCCGAAGCGCCCACTCCGCGCAGGTCCACCAGGATGACATGGCGCTCGGCGGCCAGGCCGTCGACCACGGTGGGATCCCAGTCGTCGAGGTTGGCCGTGAAGTGGTGCAGCAGGACGACCGGAACACCCGATCCGGCGCCGATTTCCCGATAGGCGAAGGGCGTTCCGTCGACGTCCACCGTGCGGGTGGGGGCCTCGTTGTGGCTTGTAGACATGGGTGGTCCTCGTACCTCTCGTTGTTCGGGGCAGTGACCCGTCATGGAATAACGGTCGCTATATAACGATCGCTATCGTATGGTGGTGGCAGCGTGAAGGCAAGTGGGAAGACGAGGACTCGACGTGCGTTACCCGAAAGACCACAAGGAGACGGCACGCGCCGCGATCCTGACCGCGGCCGCTCGCCCGCTGAAGGAGAAAGGCTTCCACGGAGTCGGTGTCGACGGCCTCGCGGCAGCGGCCGACGTGACCTCGGGGGCGATCTACTCCAACTTCGGCAGCAAGGAGGCGTTCCTCCAGCAGGTGGTGGAGGAGCAGCTCGGCGTCGAGTTCACCGTGATCGACGCCCCCGACCCGGACGAGCGCCGGCGTCGTCTCGTGGAGTTCCTCCAGTTCTACCTGAGCGACGAGCACTGCGCGGCAATCGCGGACGGGTGTCTCATGCCGGCGCTCAGCGGAGACGTCGCGCGCGCGAGTGAGGCGGTTCGGGAGACGTACGAGCGTCGGATGGCGGCCCTGGTCGAGTTGCTCACTCCGGCCATGCCCGGCTCCCCGGACGAGCAGACAGAACGCGCGTGGGCACTGGTCGCCTCGGTCGTCGGCGCCGTCACGATCGCACGCGCTCTCCCGTCGGGCGAACGAAGCCGCGCCATCCGTGCGGCCACGCTTCGTTGCGTCACCGCCGCAATTGACGGCGGTGGCAGCACTTCTCCCTGATCGACCGGACAACCGAGCGTGCGCAGGAGGATGACCGGGCTCGAGCCGCCGGTTACCCTCAGCGGATACCGCCGCCGCGAGGCGAGCTGACGGCGAAGGCGAGGCTCCGCTGTGGACATCCACCCAACAGACATCCCCTTGGGCTGCGTTGTCGACGGGTTGACCGGCCTGTGTTCGGCGCCGGGCGCGACAGCACGGCAGCTCGAACGTGGGGTTCGCGCGGTGGTGGTATCGGATCCCACGGACTCGGTCCAGAGCGCCGGCGCCGGCAGCGGACACATCGTGGTCCTCACCGGTGTGGACGGGTCCGAGCCGCCCGGACCGGAGGGGATCCGACTGCTCAGTGCGGGCGTCGCGGCGCTCGTGCTCAAGGCGAGCACCGAGCTCGACCGTGCCTGGCAAACGGACGAAGGCCCCGCTGTGCTGGTCGCCGAGCGGAAACTCCCGTGGCTGGATTTCCTTTCCGCGATCTCCAGCACCGTGGGGACGAATGCCGGTCCGGCAGCGGCTGGTGCTTCGTTGTCGGAGCTCGTGGACGACCTGGCGGGTGAGGTCGGCGCGAACATCCTGGTCGAAGACATCGCGGGCCACGTGCTTGCGCATTCGGCAAGCGGTGAGCAGATCGACGACTGGCGGCGCGACGCGATCCTGGCGAAGCGGTCGGTGTGGCCGACGTCGGTTCTGCTCCGGCGGCACGGAGTGCAACCGCGGGCGATGGCCGGAGGCACGCCCATCCGGTTCACCATGCCCGGGGCGCGGGATCGGCTCGTGGCCGAGCTTCCCGGAGATCGAGCGGTGAGCGGTTACATCTGGGCTGCGTTGCCCTGGCCGGAGCTGACAGAGGACGAGGTCCAGGCGCTCGCGGAGTCGATCCGCCGAGCGACCGCCGAGATGGGGCGAGCAGTGTCCCTGCTCGGGACCGGCCGGCGCGCGGAGTCGGCGCGGCGTACCGCGCTGGTGCGTTCGGCGCTCGAGCACCCCGACGCCACGACTCTCAACCGGATCGGGTTGGCACCGGCTTCGCAAGTCGTCGTGTTCGCTGCCCGCTTTCCCACTCCCGCCGACGGCCCGGACGAGCTCGATCGGCTCCGCGCCCGGCTTGAGACCGACCGGGATTCCCGCATCGTCGTCGTGCTCGACGACGTCCTCGCGGTCATCGATCGCGCCGACGACAAGCTCCGCGACCGGACAGGTTCATCCATCACCAACACCGGCGCGACGGCAACCGTGGTCGAAGGCCCGGCCGCAGAACTCGGGGCACTGTTCGAACGCGCGCGTGCCGTGTTGGAGGAGGCGCCGCGACTTCCACGGCTCTACGAGGTGCGCCATGTGTGGGGAGCGCTGTGTCTGCGAACTCTCGCCGCACGCCCCGAGGACGACACCTGGGGTTCAGGCGGTGCCCTGCCACTGTTGCGCCACGACGCGGAGCACGGCACCGCTTACGTCCTGACTCTTCGCCGTTATCTCGAGCACTTCGGCGACGTCAAAGCGACTGCGCGCGGGCTCGGGGTACATCCCAACACCATTCGATACCGCCTCGGCGTGATCCGGAAGATGCTCGACGTCGACCTGGACAATCCGGACAACCGGCTGGTTCTGCACCTCCAGCTCGCGGTGCTGGAACGGCGGGGCGCCGGGCTCGCTCCGGCGCCCCGTCATCAGTCCCGTGTCGCCTCGAGCTCGTCGAGGACAGCCGGCTGAGCGGATCGGACCGAGTTCCGGCGACGCAACTGGTGCACCGCGCCCAGTGCGCACGCGAGGACCGTCACTCCGATGCTCATCACCGTCGACCCGCGGTTGCCGGGATCGAACAGGAAGCCCACCAGCACGGCAAACAACGCGGCGACCACGACGATGCCGAGCACCGGGTGTCCCCACATCCGGACCTGGAGCGCTTCCGTTTGCGACGCGGTCATGCGGAAACGCGCCTTGATCTGCGTCAGGGCGATCGCCAGATAGACGACGAGCGCCATCCCGCCGATCGAGCTCAGCAGGAAAGTGAAAACCGTCTCGGTCGGCAGGAAGTAGTCGGCCGCCACGGTGACAAAACCACCGCAGGACGCGGTGAGGATCGCCAAATGCGGTACGCCGCGCTTCGTGGTCCGCATCAGGCCGCGCGGCGCCTGCTGGTGCGTCGCCAGTCCGAACACCATTCGCGAACTCGCGTAGATGCCCGAGTTGAGGTTCGAGAGCACGGCGGTGATGATGGCGATCTCCATGACCGCGGACGCGCCGGGTATCCGCAGGTGTTCCAGCACCGCGACGAACGGCGCCGATGCGACGGCCGGGGAGTCGGAAGGCAACAGGGTCACGATGATCGCGATCGATCCGATGTAGAAAATCAGGATCCGCAGCACGACCGAGCGCATCGCTTTCCGCAGCGTGTAGGCGGCGTTCTTCGTTTCGCCGGCGGCGACCGTGACGACCTCCGTGCCGAAGTAGGAGAACATCACGACGAGCGCGGCGACGACGACGCTGCCGATCCCGCTGGGGAAGAATCCGCCGTGTCCGGTCAGGTTCTCCAACCCGGGCGAGGATGTCCCCGGCAGGATCCCGAAGACGGCGAGCACGCCGATGGCGAGGAAGGCGACGATGGTCACCACTTTGACCAGAGCGAACCAGAACTCGAGCTCGCCGAACAGGCCGACCGCCACGAGGTTGACGCCGGTCATCGCCACCACGAAAACCAGAGCGAACAACCACGGTGGAACGGCCGGCACCAGATTGCTGAGGATGGACGCCGCCGCGGTCGCCTCGAAGCCGGCGGTCACGATCCAGATGTAGGCGTAGACGTACCCGACCGCGATCCCCGCCCACGCACCGAATTCACGAGTGGCGTAGGCCGAGAAGGACCCCGTGTCCGGCGAGTGGACCGCCATTTCGGTCAGCATGCGCATGATCAGCACGACCAGCAGTCCGACAGCGGCGTACGCGACCAGAACGCCGGGGCCGGCCGTCTTGATGGCGCTCCCGGACCCGACGAAAAGTCCGGCCCCGATCACGCCGCCGAGCGAGATCATGCTGACTTGCCGAGAGTTGAGCCGGCGCTTCAGGCCGGCTCCGGATTCTTTGGTTGTTTCGCCCATCTTGTTCTCCTGGCTCTGTTCTGCGCCGGTGGTGCGCGCGGGATCGAAGCCCCCCTTGAGCTGATCGGGTCCCGGCGGTCGTCAGACCGCGACCGAAATCCCGGTTCCCGGCCGCACGTTCGCGAACTCCGCCCTGATCTCGGCCGGCAGGCCCACCCCGAGCCCCGGTGCTCGCGGAGGCGCGACGGAACCCCCCTCGATCTGCAGAACGCCGTCGAGCAGCCTGGTCATCAGCGGGTTGTCGTAGGTGCAGAACTCCACGAGCTCGATGCTCGGATTGGCGAACGCCGCGTGATAGTTCGCCATGATCGCGATCGCTGATCCCCAGGTGTGCGGTACGACTCGGAGGCCGTGCGACTCGGCCAGCGTCACGACCGCGTTGAGCTCACCGATCCCGCCGACAATCGTCGCGTCGGGTTGCAGAACGTCCACTCCGCGGCTGTTGGCCAGCGCCCGGAAGTCGGCTCGGGAGGTATACGTCTCGACGCCGGCGAGGGGAACGTCGACTTTGCGGCGCAGCTCGGCATAACCGGCGTGGTCATCGGCCGGACGGGGCTCTTCGAACCACTCGGCGTCCAACGCCGACAGACGGCGTCCGATCTGGACCGCTTCCTGGAACGTCCACGGCGTCGCGACTGTGCCCTGCGCACCGTCGAGCGCGAACCGCGTTCCGGGCAGGAGAACGTCCGCGACCCGATCGAGCAGCTCGAGGGTCTCCGGCACAGTCGGTCGCGCCCTGACCTTGACCAGGTCGAACCCGGCCTCCTGCTGAGCACGCACCTGCTCGACGACGGCGGCGACGGTCGGGCCCAGCCCGGTGCTCGCGTAGGCGCGAACC
Protein-coding regions in this window:
- a CDS encoding mandelate racemase/muconate lactonizing enzyme family protein, whose protein sequence is MKITDVRLVALSAPLPEPIPWLGGVFHGFDHAIVEVETEDGLVGLGEVTQATAAVTAVSSIVETMRPLVVGKRLSSAAALRDLLVRSTRFWARGGLPVGVISALEVAAWDLLAQEQHVPLWRLLGGLAHERVRAYASTGLGPTVAAVVEQVRAQQEAGFDLVKVRARPTVPETLELLDRVADVLLPGTRFALDGAQGTVATPWTFQEAVQIGRRLSALDAEWFEEPRPADDHAGYAELRRKVDVPLAGVETYTSRADFRALANSRGVDVLQPDATIVGGIGELNAVVTLAESHGLRVVPHTWGSAIAIMANYHAAFANPSIELVEFCTYDNPLMTRLLDGVLQIEGGSVAPPRAPGLGVGLPAEIRAEFANVRPGTGISVAV